A single Ciona intestinalis chromosome 12, KH, whole genome shotgun sequence DNA region contains:
- the LOC100184414 gene encoding uncharacterized protein LOC100184414 — MKVILVGLPKTGTKTMHAAFDMLGYGVYDIMEHFWYHGDYWMKFWNGKGTIDDLKEMYKDVDACVDGPIFYYWEEILQAFPDVKIVLTLRDEDKWWKSLKQQVDNIKGSKMYRAMMIFSPTGRKFDAFVQRLTMVEFGSMFDYSRCFNTNVDLNEMICRRTFRQSNSYIMQKAPKENLLVYKVSDGWEPLCKFLGVPIPDTPFPHKNARGGLLQTLEVHPVFVRMQRETMVSLGLIFTLGAFGLYKACTKVSLDKITQFIGKIY; from the exons ATGAAAGTAATTTTAGTAGGGTTGCCTAAAACAGGCACAAAGACAATGCATGCCGCATTTGATATGCTTGGATATGGTGTGTATGACATCATGGAACATTTCTGGTATCATGGGGACTATTGGATGAAGTTTTGGAATGGGAAAGGTACAATAGATGATTTGAAAGAGATGTACAAGGATGTAGATGCATGCGTAGATGGGCCTATCTTTTATTACTGGGAGGAAATACTACAAGCTTTCCCAGATGTAAAG ATTGTTCTCACATTGCGCGATGAAGACAAATGgtggaaaagtttaaaacaacaagtgGATAATATTAAAGGAAGCAAAATGTACAGAGCAATGATGATATTCTCACCAACCGGTCGAAAGTTCGATGCCTTTGTACAACGTTTAA CAATGGTGGAGTTTGGATCCATGTTCGATTATTCCAGATGTTTTAATACCAATGTTGATTTAAATGAGATGATATGTAGAAGAACATTCAGACAAAGCAACTCCTATATAATGCAG aaagcACCCAAAGAGAACTTATTGGTGTATAAAGTAAGTGATGGTTGGGAACCACTTTGTAAATTCCTTGGTGTGCCAATCCCTGATACTCCATTCCCCCATAAGAATGCTAGGGGAGGTTTATTGCAAACTTTGGAAGTTCACCCAGTATTTGTGAGAATGCAACGTGAAACTATGGTGTCTTTGGGACTTATTTTTACCCTTGGTGCTTTTGGGTTGTACAAAGCATGTACAAAGGTGTCATTGGATAAGATAACACAGTTTATtgggaaaatatattaa